From the genome of Chloroflexota bacterium, one region includes:
- the murJ gene encoding murein biosynthesis integral membrane protein MurJ has translation MSNVETAPASANRQIARAAGLVMAAFVFSQLAGLLRQIFVANAFGTSPEMDAFNAANRVAETLFNLVAGGALGSAFIPLFTDLLTKKRRDEAWQLASAVGNWVLIVLSALSILTAIFAPQVVRYILAPGFAADPAQEALAIHLMRLMLPSAAIFGLSGLVMGILNSHQIFFVPALTPSMYQIGMIFGVLVLSPRIGVDGLAWGVVLGAAAHLLLQIPTLLKRRGTYTLTLGLRMAPVREVMRLMGPRLLGVAVVQLNFWVNIRLASTMPEGSVTGLAFAFILMLMPQAAIAQSIATAAMPTLAAQYSRGQLDEVRGSLAASLRGVLLLSIPAAVGLILLRGPIITILYQRGEFTAHSRELVSWALLWYAAGLVGHSVMEILARAFYALHDTKTPVTVGIIAMSLNVVFSFAFAALFRRIGWMPHGGLALANSLATALETVGLFFLMRRRLNGLQGGRVWQGALQAGIAAVGMGLFLWGWLAFFSGRSAWLLGGAGIIIGGAIYALLLLVLRVDELQMVLKFIKVKLNARAQ, from the coding sequence ATGAGCAATGTCGAAACCGCTCCAGCCTCCGCCAACCGCCAGATCGCCCGCGCCGCCGGGTTGGTCATGGCGGCTTTTGTTTTCAGCCAGTTGGCGGGTTTGTTGCGTCAAATTTTTGTCGCCAATGCCTTTGGCACTAGCCCAGAGATGGATGCTTTCAACGCGGCCAACCGCGTTGCCGAGACGCTCTTTAATCTGGTTGCTGGTGGCGCGTTGGGGTCGGCGTTCATTCCCCTGTTTACCGATTTGCTAACCAAAAAGCGCCGCGACGAAGCCTGGCAACTGGCCTCCGCGGTAGGCAATTGGGTGCTGATTGTGCTCAGCGCGCTGAGCATCCTCACCGCCATTTTCGCCCCCCAGGTTGTGCGTTATATTCTCGCCCCCGGTTTCGCCGCTGACCCTGCTCAGGAAGCCCTCGCCATTCACCTCATGCGGCTGATGTTGCCCTCGGCGGCCATCTTTGGCCTCAGCGGGTTGGTGATGGGCATCCTCAACTCGCATCAGATATTTTTTGTTCCCGCTCTGACCCCCTCGATGTACCAGATCGGCATGATCTTCGGTGTGCTGGTGCTCTCCCCGCGCATTGGCGTTGATGGTTTGGCCTGGGGCGTAGTGCTGGGAGCGGCGGCGCATCTGCTATTGCAAATCCCTACCTTGCTTAAGCGGCGCGGCACATACACACTGACCTTGGGCCTGAGAATGGCTCCCGTGCGCGAAGTCATGCGCCTGATGGGGCCGCGCCTGCTGGGTGTGGCCGTGGTGCAATTGAACTTCTGGGTTAATATTCGTCTGGCATCAACGATGCCGGAGGGCAGCGTCACCGGCCTGGCGTTTGCCTTCATTTTGATGCTGATGCCGCAGGCCGCCATTGCTCAATCGATTGCCACGGCGGCTATGCCTACCCTGGCGGCGCAATACTCGCGCGGCCAACTCGATGAAGTGCGCGGTTCGCTGGCGGCCAGTTTGCGCGGTGTGCTGCTGCTTTCCATCCCTGCCGCCGTGGGGCTGATTTTACTGCGCGGCCCGATTATCACCATTCTCTACCAGCGCGGCGAATTCACTGCCCATTCGCGCGAGCTGGTATCCTGGGCGCTATTGTGGTATGCCGCCGGGCTGGTTGGTCATTCCGTGATGGAAATTCTGGCGCGCGCCTTCTACGCTTTGCACGATACCAAAACTCCTGTCACAGTGGGCATCATCGCCATGAGTTTGAACGTGGTTTTTAGTTTTGCCTTTGCCGCGCTTTTTAGGCGCATCGGCTGGATGCCCCACGGCGGGCTGGCGCTGGCAAATTCACTGGCGACCGCCCTCGAGACCGTTGGCCTGTTCTTTCTGATGCGCCGCCGCTTGAACGGCCTGCAAGGCGGGCGCGTCTGGCAGGGCGCGTTGCAAGCGGGTATCGCCGCTGTCGGGATGGGCCTTTTCCTGTGGGGCTGGCTGGCTTTTTTCAGCGGGCGCTCTGCCTGGCTGCTTGGCGGCGCAGGAATCATCATCGGCGGGGCAATCTATGCCCTGCTATTGCTCGTTTTGCGTGTGGATGAACTTCAGATGGTATTGAAATTCATCAAGGTTAAACTTAACGCCAGGGCGCAATGA